The DNA segment cagtaatagtagtggcggggcagcagtaatagtagtggtggggcagcagtaatagtagtggtggggcagcagtaatagtagaggtggggcagcagtaatcgtagtggcggggcagcagtaatagtagtggtggggcagcagtaatagtagtggtggtgcagtaatagtagtggtggggcagcagtaatagtagtggtggggcagcagtaatagtagtggtggggcagcagtaatagtagtggtggggcagcagtaatagtagtggtggggcagcagtaatagtagtggtgggagcagcagcagcagcagtagaggTGATGTGATTGGACTTCGGAAAAGGCAGAGGGGAATGGATTCTTCCTTGTTTGCCTGCATGTGAAATTGACCAAGGGCCTGGATAAGATTCACGTTGTCCTTAAAGTAGCGGTTTATTAGAGGCTCAACAAATGTTGCATTCCTGGACACAATGCAGTCTATTTTTAAGTTATGGGATTCTTTTTCTCTATCAGAGAACCTCACTCCCGTTTGTGCTTCAAATGAATGCATGGAATGGTCATGTTTTTACTTTTATCTTTGTTCAAGAATTCAGCAGAAATGTGGATTTGTTCCATTGCCCTTTTGGCAATGCCGCTGTACCCATATGTGAAGGTTATCCTGCTGGCCTTTAACTTGTTTAAACTATTCAGCCAACATTATCCCCAACAACACCTACATAGATGGCCTAGTCCTTATTGAGGGGAATGGGTTATCTCTTCAATTGCAGCTTGATGATACTCTCTGACCTGATTGACGTGAAACTTTGAAGTGAAACTACAAACATGCCAGGAATTCCCAGGTGTGTAATGGTTCTTCCTTGTCTCCAAGACAAGACTACTAGATGTGCCGTACATGGAAGGTTTTCAAAGAATGTACGTATTCTGCGGCACTCATTCTGCAGACATTCAATCGATCAGGTCTGTCTGGTTTCTATTGATTAAGGTCGCAATATGCGAgactcaaaacacaaataacagtATTCTGTCCAATCATTCTGGCTGTAAAGCGGTGTGAAGCAATCCAGCATAGCCCAGTGGTGAGAATCAAAACAGAATAGCCTAGCGATGGTGTGGGAGGGAGTGTTTCGGGCGTGGCAAAAGTATGATTCTTGGAAACGCAGAGGAACAGGCTGGCCAGCTTTGTTATTTGTAGAATGTATCAGTTATAGGATGTGATTTTTTTGATGAGATTATTGAAATCAATATTGACCAGCATTGACTACAGAAATGTCAAGTATATTGCAAGCTAGGGGCGCAAGTTGAAATGTAACGCATTGCACATTTAAATCCATCTCTCTTGATGTGAgatttgcaaaaaacattcaaaataaagacaTACAGGGTACCAACTTTTGTACACAATTTATTATCATGATTGTTATTATTTACAAACAAGGGAGATTGTAGTGTTCATTTTTGCGTATGGATTTTGAAACAGAATACAGAAGCGAATAGTCCAATGCACCTAGTGCTGGTGTAGGCCTTCTGTTAAAGCCGGGAGCACGGAGCATCAGAACGGATGGAGCTTGAATACACCACTGAAGGTCTGTGACGGGCAAACAGCCCTCAACCTCCTGACTCAAAACATTGTTTGTCTAAACAGGAAGGAGGGCGTCACCCCAGTGTATCATCAACATTCATCAAACCTTCagtcaaaatatatattatctaaaTAGTATTCTAGCAGTCTTTGAAATACTAAATATAAAACCAGATcaaatcttttaaaacatggccGAAGACTGAAGTTTGAAGGCATTGCATAAACCAAACCTAACATAGAGCCGGTAGTTTGTTAGACCTCGGTGTGTCGTTCAGTGCTGCCATGGCGCGGGCAgacgcccccccacacacttttTACATTACGTCTCCCAGAGTGCCTTCCCCTGGTAGGAGACGCTTGGGGACCAGAGACACAGTGTTCCTGGGTTGATACACTGTCTGGCCGCCAGTCAACTACCCTAAGTAGAACGTCTTCAGTGATGGGTGAGAACCATAAACATGCAGCAGCAAAAGAGGACATGGCTGTCAGCACATTCTTTCAGAATAAAAGCACTTGGTTACAACAATAGATAAAGGAGACATCGGACTAAAACACACTCACCAAACAAGGCTACGACTATGATCGTGTACCCGTACCACCTTTTCAGTTGTTGAACTTTTTTAACAGCGGGTCATTTGTGGTGGAATTACACGGTACTTTCAGCAGATCTCTAAGTGTCCCAGCCATACTATGTTTAGGTAATTGTTAATCACAGTTAACATCTCAGATTGACCTAAAATAGACCTAGTTCTATTTTCACATCAGCCTCCAACGACCGCCACACCAACcaattaaaacaataaataaacaagctaAAACCAGACAAAGacaattcaaacaaacaaacaaccatctGTGGGCGCATGTCAGTGCAACCTTAATGAAACACACAATCAATAATGTTAGACATCACGGAATGTTGTTGGTTTGGTTAatgggagtgtttgtgtgtgtgtctgtctgtgtgtgtgcatctgtgtgcacttccttgtgtgtatgtgtggtgcaCAGATTTGCATGTGAGAGATCCTTCATTGAAATGTATCCTCCCACCCATGTGCAGCAGAGCAAGAAGTAACAGATAAACGCCTACATATTTCCTGTgtcaccctaaccctgtgttCCTGAGCCATAGCAGCACAAAGCCGTGCTCTGCAGACAGAGGCAGGAGCAACAGAAGGACACATACAGTCGGACCATTCATGGAATCCAAGGCGATCTCTGTATAAAGGCCCCGAATAAGAAGTCTGTCTAtgcgtatgtgcatgtatgtatgtatgcatgcatgtatgtatgtatgtatgtatgtatgtatgtatgtatgtatgtatgtatgtatgtatgtatgtatgtatgtatgtatgtatgtatgtatgtatgtatgtatgtatgtatgtatgtatgtatgtatgtatgtatgtatgtatgtatgtatgtatgtatgtatgtatcagtggcggctggtggtttttaaagtgagggaggaaggactgcgcgcttggttgccattggcctgcttgcactgttggtgtatggtggaataagaatgtgagactcaagttgtttcagggtgttttggtgaactacaaaatagcagggagggagttatgtgaacaaaatgtatacaaagccaccagtggcatcactgtaatttgagaaggaaaggatgcaaagcatattagtcaaatcaggcctactattgatttgtaaaagtaaatcaaaaaatctgggcctatcattgggcctatttttgccctcactgactgaagttatttagctatgtttattttcagttacaattgcttgtaatgcttccagttgcgtacctagcaaaccatgtagcactcacaacactgacgttgccattacttctggtgaccttgattttgggaagtggtctacctctttctttggtcgctaacttagcactgtaactgaatgaatagaatgctttttgtaataagacgttaacaatgtcctccgtttccaatgtttccattgtgcatttaggatctcgctatcgcagatttcacttgctctgcgtctctcagactgagcaccgcggcaatgcagaccgggtttgttatcgacagcgttgccagattgggcagatttcccgcccaatgataatctttgcagcctaacatggttaaaagtagcccaattgggtgggaaatcggaccaatctggcaacactgctcaacatccagggatcctgcttattggttcatagcgcagacggatagatttttgcgcgaatcagaccccttaaggtcccacccactaagaggaggattttcctcctctctcccattgaaacccatgttatccaccggccgccagtactttcgggtaaatgaatgggagtggacggcggcggagggaggaccttcctccctgaagtaattgtcaataggcgatagggggtgctaatgtccctttacccagggaaacgaacattatatattcaaaggcaataaagtagtcatatttaagggcattaattcattacaatagtctgggcaatctacattttttattctcaacaatgttagggaggatcttcctccctctcctcaatggagaagcctccactggtatgtatgtatgtatgtatgtacgtacgtatgtatgtatgtacgtacgtacgtacgtacgtacgtatgtatgtatgtatgtatgtatgtatgtatgcatgtatgtattgtggcagacgccagggaggagtgaggggagtggtaggtctggcacccggctggctccacccccaagccatatatggacttcctccctcTAACAAGGCAAGCCTGGGGATTGTTAAGCAGGGGTGCTTGGGCTTAAGAGGGCGAGCAAACAGTCGTGTAGGGAAAGGAAGGGTAAGGGAAGGAAGGCTAGCGAAGCGAGGGCTAGCAAAGCGAGGGCTAGCAAAGGACAGGCAGGATAtgtgtgatcgcctggaagCATGGAtcgccctgagagagagagacgggggggaggtGTTGGACGGACTGGAGCATAaaggaggtggatgacccttttccAACCCTGGTTTGATTTACTCTGTAAATAAACCATTTACCCATTGGAACTGCTCTCGGTGTTGTGTTTTGTCTATTCAACCtggtagcgtggaaaccccacacccactggcccgctacagtgtgtgtgtgtgtgtgtgtgtgtgtgtgtgtgtgtgtgtgtgtgtgtgtgtgtgtgtgtgtgtgtgtgtgtgtgtgaccaggtgGAAAAGACACCATGCAAGATACAGTGTTGAggtgaagacagacagacggatggctAGGGGAGAGGGTTTGGGGGACAAggtgaagacagacagacagacagacaggtgagggtTTGAAGGGTGCAGGCGGTCGGGGGTCCACAGCAGTCCGGTCtgcgtttccccccccccccccccccagcaagaCGTGGCCCCGAGCAGACTGCTGGGCTGGTGACTCCTCCCCCGCGGGCCTGCGGGGACAcaacggaggggggggtgacGCCATATAGCACTGACTCAACGACAGAGTGCAGGACTGAAACAGGCAGTGCAGCAATGGTCCTGATGGCTGTCATTTCCTCGGACCCGTGGAGACGGGGAGTGGAAGAAGACTGATGACCTTATAAGGCATCAGGCTCCCTGGGGGGGCCGCCCCACACGTGGCTCAGTAAATATTATGGCCGATCATGTCGACCCTCAATGCGTTTAAATACTCACTGGGAACAGGGACATTGCATGTACAAGTGTGGATAAGGTTAAGAATAATATCAGGAATTTATGTTGGACTTAAGTGCATCGCAGATTATTAATACAGaatctaggtgaactctgaacaagtgagtcttgagtcctttGCAGAAGCTGgccctgacatcggcagggacTTCGTTCCACCACTGCGCTGCCAAAACCGAAGAGTTGCTACTGGGGGCAGCCTAGCGGTGAGCATCCGATAGACATAGATCAGGTTAAAGGGCCGGAATACACAGGCTACAAAGGGTTATGGGTGTCTGGTGAGCTCTTCATCTTGGTTCATATGGCCCCAGCCTGGCCTACGGCCCCCTGGGGAGAAGGGGGCCGTGAGCTGGGGCCAGACTGCTGTGATCACTCTCCCTGAGCTGAACTGAGCCATGGAGcaatcatgacacacacacacacacacacacctaagctCACCATTTAAAGGGGTGCGGGTCAGAAGCAGTTTGTCTTCAGggagaagaaaaggaaaacagGCTGGAATAGAAAAGAAGAAACAACATTGAACTATATCATATCTTTATTacttttacctttatttataaAGCTACTTGTGCATGGCTACAAGGCAAACACTTCACTTAATCAAACCTTTAAATTAAGCAATGAGCGAGCAAACATTCTCTGAGATTGACGGCACATTAATAGTATTTTACAACGGCTacgagccaatcagaatcaagggCCGAAACAATTTGTTTCATTATGTTTGATAAGAACACCCTACCTTATGATCGCCCATGCAGATGTTAGGACCCAGGGTGTTGTAGACCACGCCCATGTCCCCTTCATCATCGCTCTGCAACAAACAAATGTACATCTGCTGTCAAACTGTCATatgacgtgtttgtgtgtgtgtacatatgtgtgtgtggtgcacatgtgtgtgtacatacgtgtgtgtatgtatatgtgtgtgtgtgcgtgtttgcatgtatgcatgggtacatatgtatgtatgtgcagacatgttaggggtgcaacggtacactgaagtcacggttcggtatgagttcggtacaatgaagggaaaacaaaaaacaaaaatgcagaagGCAATTACAATGTTTCAGGTTGTACCACTAGTGTCATAGAGTCTAtcccctgagctagctgcaacagcctgaactgtgtaatctaagatgtaaacagtaaacaataagtacCCCAAATCATCTCCAGACTCCATCCGTAACTTGCCATCAAAATAAGACAATCAGTTATAAAACGGAAAATGCAGCATGTCTTATTTATGAAAGTGCAAAGTACTTAGAATAATAACAAAACAGCCACTTAGGCtagagccagtcccacaatgagctttccacaaacgtgtcGTTTTTTACAGGCGGgtcaaataatataataaaatacatagatatcattatcatataatgtatattatcacggccaaaagctgtgtgcgcttccagatgatattatgaatctcaaacgcctgcgtgggttctccgacgtctctggttcttccaattCCACATCAAtatgaagtagactgaaccgcgacatggaggagaaagggattgttgccctcGATTGTCTCCCGTAggacaacaatccctttctccaccatgtcgcggttcatgtacttcaagGAGTaaatgccaaagttcctttcccccaattccttctcaaccatggctgagataacccccattatgaatctcgttgtggaaataccagagacatcggagaacccgacgtgttatgcgccataacaccaacagcagaacggctctccaaataacaaagaagtgtacaagaCTTGCGTTACAACACTGCTATCTctgactgactcactcactcgacCGTCGACCTGACAAAAAACTGTAGCACTAGCCAGAAGGCGGAGCTCGGCTACCTAGAGGTCCATGCTACCTAGGCACCAATCAGGGCTGCAGTTTAGTTGCCCCTGAAGAACTCGCGTATCTTACATTAGTTCCGCATTACTTTGATTAATTCaccagttttatttaattttatactTTGTATTCTCTGTGTAAATCCATGCACCGAACCGTGACGTCCGTAAAGATTCGGTTCAATACAAAAACATGTATCGTAACACCCctaatacatgtgtgtgcatattatgtgtttgcatatgtgtgtctatttagatattatgtatgtgtgtgtgcgtgtcagactGACCCTGTGGAGGAGGCGCTGAGCCGCGGGGGACAGGAGGACGCGGTCGCACCAGGCGGGGCAGCGGGTTGTCATGTACTGGGTGGGCTCAGAGTAGTCCTCACTGTAGGGgtaactggagagagagagagagagagagagagagagagagagagagagagagagagagagagagagcgttgatTAAGGCAGTGGGTTTTAGTGAACTAGTGAATGTGTGATGTGATCAGAAGCTTAAAGTTTGTTTACCTTGGGGGAAATAGGATTTCCTCTTCCCTGATGACATCATGAAAGGCTGCGACCTCTTTATCATATTTAAGGAGCTGTAGTTAGGACAATTATTGAATATTTATAAAAgtgattatatatttataactgAATCATCCAAAAGTTTGATACAAGGTTGATATTTTATAAGagttcaaagaaaaaaaaaacacaataactttATAACTCTCTACACATAGTGGCAGGTGTAGTGAAACATGACCTAAAGCCGCAGGTGGCATTTTGGTTTTAATCTTCGACACTGGATCCCGATCCAGATAGTTGCCGGGCAAccagctgtgttgtgttgtcttgGAGCCTGGGAGGTGGGATGAGGTAGCTAGTTGCAGGTGAAAGGTCAGGCCAGTGAACTCACCGCCTGGCCGTTGTCCTGCCTGAAGACGCTCTGGTGGAGGTAGTCAAACAGCTTGGTCTCGATGTGCAGCACCACCTGGGAACACAACACAGCTTTCTCCACCTGCTGCAGTAACACCCACACTCCTTCGTCCAACAGGAGCAATAGTGAACCAGAACACACGTCCAGAGAACAGAGCCCATGTTTACACTAATGAACCAGAACACCAGGGAACAGAGCCCATGTTTACACTAATGAACCAGAACACCAGGGAACAGAGACCATGTTTACACTAGTAAACCAGAACACCAGCCAGGGAACAGAGCCTATGtttacacacagggggggggtcctggtcgTCATGGCTACCTTATGATCGTTGTCCTTCTCCTCCCAGATGATCTTCTCCACCTCGTTGCTGCCGTCCTTGGTCACGGTCTGCACGTCCGTGGCTGTGGAGAGGTCCTGCTCACGTGCagaacatgcagacacacacaacacgcacaagacacacacaaacacgcaaacacacacagatccatgGGTAAGAACAGGGTTCTTACCaggtgtttgtggggggggggggggggggggcggggggaataGTACCCACCAGAACCAGGCGCAGCGCGTCAAGGCGGAAGTTAAAGTCTCCGAAGAGGAAGAAGGGCAGAGTAGAACCCGCGCTGTGGGATATCCTGGAGGAAGACACCACGTTGGGTTCTGTTGTCTACCGTGTTTCAGCTCTTACGATGACTCGAGCGATGATAAGGAAAGGGACAGCTCATCGTTGTAATTAGCGTTACATTGTTAATTGTTAATCCACATATCGACACAGCATTTTAAATATCATGTCAAAAATGAATACTGCATATGTATCTGTTGTTGCAAGTATTTGTACAGACGTGTGCGCAGGAAGGCGTCAGGTCGACTGTGggcattggggttcaaaccagAAGCTTTGGGCAGAGTCAAACCCCTGTCCACTTGACCACCAGCTCTCTGTACAACTTTGCTAATGCCAGCGACTATCTATTGACCTGGTCCTCAGATTGTACTTGGGTTACTCTGACGTGACTGCCCTCCTCTCCACAGACTGCGTGCACAGCGGTTGTGATGCTAACCTGTCGATGACATAGCGGAGGGCTGTCCTGCGGTTGTCAGAGTAGACGGAGGGGCTGGAGTTGCAGGCGATTAGGTTGGAGGCATCGTGGAACAGGTGGACGTTGACCAGGTCCAGACCTCTGTTGATAAAACGGCCAATGTACACATGGTGACGTGACCGACATGTGTGCATAGATAAAAATACACCTCACTTCCTCCCCTcatacacatgtaaacacacacagacacaccttgacatacatacagtacataaacTGCAATCGCACAAATCCACGCATAGtctcatagtgtgtgtgtatgtgtgcgtgtgtgtcgccGTGGCGATGTGGGGCATGCTGGGTAGTGACTACGGAGCTTATCGCTGAGGTGCTCCTGAAGCAAAGCCAgtccacaaaaaaaaacacattagtCTTGTGTGTGCAGCTTTCAGCCCCTTTCTCTCAGTGTCACCAGAAGACAATTAATGGGCCTTTAAGCGACGAGCTCCGTCCGTGAAACAACCCCCGCTTGAAGACACTGAGCAAATAGCAACAACGCACTGGCAAAACACAAGCGCTGTTTGCTGAAGCGGCCTTAGTTCCCGTCCCTACAGCAACTGTGTGTGAGCGGCTAAACCTCCGAACAAAAACGTAGGAGCTCTAATCCACGTTCATTGTTGTGTGGACCGTTGAGCTTTGGCTGGGTCTAAACTTACAGACACAATGACCTGGGTTTGGTTTTCACATCCTTTCTGCAGTCATTTGGAATTGCTCCGACTTTAAGTCAGCTTGGATACGAATGCTTGAATCTGAACCAACGTAGTTTTGAATTACGATTTGAATCACGCAGCATCTAGGGGAGGAATGTTTGGAGCTCCTCAtttgggtggaggggaggaagagacccAACCCACTAGACCAGGGGGAGAGTCTTCCTCCTGTGGGGATGAGCAGCAGAAGGCAGGAGGTACTACGTACTGGTTGTGTATGAGCCAGCGAGTCCTCATGAATCCCTTCCTCG comes from the Gadus chalcogrammus isolate NIFS_2021 chromosome 6, NIFS_Gcha_1.0, whole genome shotgun sequence genome and includes:
- the inpp5l gene encoding inositol polyphosphate-5-phosphatase A, translating into METHTDVLLITANVGSLFDNVGEIQSGWLQEFYATIQRHKPQFIALHFQEVGGKDYMLNMGHAENFFRSIESSGEMKTYDRTCIYVDNHFKAEDRFTALGSMYFIHASLKDVYQYDFAVKDFKVVSGQSKFVGSLDGVATVEKEKFPKNFWPDFKWSRKGFMRTRWLIHNQGLDLVNVHLFHDASNLIACNSSPSVYSDNRRTALRYVIDRISHSAGSTLPFFLFGDFNFRLDALRLVLDLSTATDVQTVTKDGSNEVEKIIWEEKDNDHKVVLHIETKLFDYLHQSVFRQDNGQALLKYDKEVAAFHDVIREEEILFPPSYPYSEDYSEPTQYMTTRCPAWCDRVLLSPAAQRLLHRSDDEGDMGVVYNTLGPNICMGDHKPVFLFFSLKTNCF